From Medicago truncatula cultivar Jemalong A17 chromosome 7, MtrunA17r5.0-ANR, whole genome shotgun sequence, a single genomic window includes:
- the LOC11418125 gene encoding putative disease resistance protein RGA4 — MAESFVLDIANSLLGKFVSYGYEETSRAYGVYEHLQCLRDTLAIVSGVLLDAERKKDQKHGLREWLRQIQNICHDAEDVLDGFNLQDKRKQVVKASRSTRVKLVHFFSSSNPLVFRFRMARQIKEIRDRMDKVAADGVRFGLTNVDPGLVVQQREMTYPHIDASSVIGRENEQDEIFNLLMQPHPHGDGDGDNSLCVIPIVGIGGLWKTTLAKSVFNDKRIHQLFQLKMWVCISDDFNIRKIIINIINSATIASIFTSSSAPSSGPAQLENTNNLDIVQLVSRLRQKLSGQKFLVVLDDVWNDDRAKWLELKDLIKVGAPGSKIMVTTRSNAIASMMGDVPPYILEGLSPKNCLSLFVKWAFKEGEEKKYPNLVAIGKEIVKKCQGVPLAVRTLASSLFSNFDISKWEFVRDSEMWNLEQKKDDILPALKLSYDQMPSYLRQCFAYFSLFPKHHLFDSYAMCSLWVALGLVQSVNGIEKLESIARKYIDELHSRSFIQDLYDSGSFCDFKLHDLIHDLALYVAREDFVTVGSHTQSIPQQVRHLSVVQNEPRGYALFPKSRSVRSILFPAFGLGLGSERVLDTWLSRYKYLRFLDLSDSSFKTMPNSISKLEHLRTLDLSRNLKIRTLPNSICKLLHLQVLLLNGCMELKTLPKGLGKLISLRRMIATTKQSVLPHDEFASLIHLQTLSLHFCDSIKFLFRQILPFVEELYIYSCSCLESLPLHIFPKLQTLCIRNCEKLNLLLNNESPIKTLRMKHLYLVGFPTLVTLPDWIVCAMGTLETLVIIGFPNLNMLPVFLTSMTRLKKLYIIDCPRLLSLPSDMHRLTALEDLRIGDCPELCRKYRPQSSGFWAMIAHVKSISIEEPTGEEA, encoded by the coding sequence ATGGCAGAATCATTTGTCCTTGATATTGCTAATTCTCTCCTAGGGAAGTTTGTTTCTTATGGTTATGAAGAAACTTCTCGTGCCTATGGTGTGTATGAACATCTACAATGTTTGAGAGACACTCTGGCAATTGTCAGTGGTGTATTGTTGGATGCTGAGCGCAAGAAGGACCAAAAGCATGGGCTGCGGGAATGGCTGAGGCAGATTCAGAATATTTGCCATGATGCTGAAGATGTATTGGATGGATTTAACTTGCAAGACAAGCGAAAGCAAGTTGTGAAAGCTTCTCGAAGCACACGGGTGAAGTTAGTCCACTTCTTTTCTTCCTCTAATCCACTTGTTTTTCGTTTTAGGATGGCACGTCAAATCAAAGAGATTAGGGATAGAATGGATAAGGTGGCAGCTGATGGGGTCAGGTTTGGTCTTACAAATGTTGATCCCGGACTCGTTGTGCAACAAAGAGAAATGACATATCCTCATATTGATGCTTCAAGTGTGATAGGAAGAGAAAATGAGCAAGATGAAATCTTCAATCTTTTGATGCAGCCACATCCTCACGGCGATGGTGATGGTGATAATAGTCTCTGTGTCATTCCAATAGTGGGAATTGGAGGTTTGTGGAAGACCACACTTGCGAAGTCGGTGTTCAATGATAAGAGGATACATCAACTTTTCCAGTTGAAGATGTGGGTGTGTATCTCCGATGATTTCAACATCAGAAAGataatcattaatatcatcaactctgCAACCATCGCTTCCATTTTTACTTCATCTTCCGCACCATCGAGTGGCCCTGCTCAATTAGAAAACACCAACAACTTAGATATTGTGCAACTAGTAAGTCGTCTAAGACAAAAACTTTCTGGTCAAAAGTTTTTAGTCGTGTTAGATGACGTATGGAATGATGATCGTGCAAAGTGGCTTGAATTGAAAGATTTGATAAAAGTTGGTGCACCAGGAAGCAAAATTATGGTGACAACACGCAGTAACGCAATTGCTTCGATGATGGGTGATGTTCCTCCATATATTTTGGAAGGTCTTTCTCCAAAGAATTGTTTGTCTCTGTTTGTCAAATGGGCATTCAAGGAAGGTGAAGAAAAAAAGTATCCAAATCTAGTAGCGATAGGAAAAGAAATTGTGAAAAAATGCCAAGGGGTTCCACTAGCCGTGAGAACATTAGCAAGTTCTCTCTTCTCAAACTTTGATATAAGTAAGTGGGAATTCGTTAGGGACTCTGAGATGTGGAATTTAGAACAAAAGAAAGATGATATCTTACCTGCGCTAAAATTAAGTTATGATCAAATGCCATCATATCTAAGACAATGTTttgcttatttttctctttttcccaaaCATCATCTTTTCGATAGTTATGCAATGTGTAGTCTTTGGGTAGCCCTCGGATTAGTTCAATCCGTAAATGGAATTGAAAAGCTGGAGAGTATTGCAAGaaaatatattgatgaattgcATTCAAGATCATTTATTCAGGATCTATATGACTCTGGCTCCTTTTGTGATTTCAAGTTACATGATTTGATACATGATCTTGCTCTGTATGTTGCAAGAGAGGACTTTGTAACGGTAGGCTCACATACTCAGAGTATACCTCAGCAAGTAAGGCATTTATCAGTTGTTCAAAATGAGCCACGTGGTTATGCTTTGTTCCCTAAGTCTAGAAGTGTGAGAAGTATACTATTTCCCGCTTTCGGATTGGGTCTTGGAAGTGAACGTGTTCTGGATACATGGTTATCAAGATACAAATACTTGCGTTTTTTAGATTTAAGTGATtcctcgtttaaaactatgccCAATTCAATTTCTAAATTAGAGCACCTGAGAACTCTCGATCTTTCTCGTAATCTCAAAATCAGAACACTGCCAAATTCCATTTGCAAACTCCTACATTTACAAGTTTTGTTGCTCAATGGGTGCATGGAGCTTAAAACTTTGCCTAAAGGATTAGGGAAGCTAATCAGCCTTCGCCGTATGATTGCAACCACAAAACAATCTGTTTTACCACATGATGAATTTGCTAGCTTGATCCATCTTCAAACTTTGAGTTTACATTTTTGTGACAGCATAAAGTTTTTGTTCAGACAAATACTCCCTTTCGTTGAAGAATTGTATATCTACTCATGTAGTTGTCTAGAGTCCTTACCGTTACATATTTTCCCTAAATTACAGACTTTGTGCATTCGCAACTGTGAGAAGTTAAACCTGTTGTTGAACAACGAAAGTCCAATCAAAACATTGAGGATGAAACATTTGTATCTCGTAGGTTTTCCGACGCTTGTGACATTACCTGATTGGATTGTATGTGCCATGGGCACTTTAGAGACTTTGGTAATAATTGGTTTTCCTAATCTTAATATGCTTCCGGTGTTTCTAACTTCAATGACTCGTCTTAAGAAGCTCTACATTATTGACTGTCCTCGACTGTTGAGTCTTCCAAGTGACATGCATCGCCTCACCGCCCTTGAAGATTTGCGCA